One Cryobacterium roopkundense genomic region harbors:
- a CDS encoding DUF1905 domain-containing protein — translation MSSSEAGTSIIIVMSSGPIDVTFTAPIGLEIKGDVWSCVEVPDSVELFGTGKAIRVVARIDDEPLSVALMPTGSGGHMLSINAKLRKRLGKEVGDEVTVHLSERLT, via the coding sequence ATGAGCAGCTCGGAAGCCGGAACGTCTATCATCATCGTTATGAGCAGCGGCCCCATCGACGTCACCTTCACCGCCCCCATCGGGCTGGAGATCAAGGGTGACGTCTGGTCCTGCGTGGAGGTACCAGACTCCGTCGAACTCTTTGGAACCGGAAAGGCCATCAGAGTGGTTGCACGTATTGATGACGAACCACTATCAGTCGCCCTGATGCCAACCGGTTCGGGTGGCCACATGCTCTCGATCAACGCCAAACTGCGAAAGAGACTCGGCAAAGAGGTAGGAGACGAGGTCACGGTGCACCTGTCAGAGCGCCTCACTTAA
- the hutH gene encoding histidine ammonia-lyase, with the protein MTLVPAPATPAQPAPAASVTVGTEAVTFADVVAVARHYAPIVLDPAALDGVAATRAIIDALASDPHPHYGISTGFGALATTYITADRRAQLQASLVRSHAAGSGPEVEREVVRALMLLRLSTLMTGRTGVRPHIAETYAAVLNAGITPVVREYGSLGCSGDLAPLAHCALAIMGEGEVRDAAGSLMSAGVALAAAGITPVVLAEKEGLALINGTDGMLGMLVLALADLAMLLQTADIAAAMSVEALLGTDATFAADLQALRPQLGQGVSASNLRALLAGSPLLASHAGPEDPTVQDAYSLRCAPQVNGAARDTADHAALIAGRELSSAVDNPVVTLDGRIESNGNFHGAPVGYVLDFLAIAAADVASMSERRTDRHLDASRNKGLPPFLAHEVGVDSGLMIAQYTAAGIVSELKRLAVPASVDSIVSSAMQEDHVSMGWHAARKLRRSIDGLGRVLAIEIMTAARSLDLRAPLVPGAATDAVRRLVRTVADGPGHDRFLSPEIEGVVGLVQCGAVRDSAAGVTGGLR; encoded by the coding sequence ATGACCCTCGTTCCCGCACCCGCCACCCCCGCACAGCCCGCACCCGCCGCATCCGTCACCGTCGGAACTGAAGCCGTGACGTTCGCCGACGTCGTGGCCGTCGCCCGGCACTACGCGCCGATCGTGCTCGACCCGGCCGCGCTCGACGGAGTGGCCGCGACCCGCGCCATCATCGACGCGCTCGCGAGCGACCCACACCCCCACTACGGAATCTCCACAGGCTTCGGAGCCCTGGCCACGACGTACATCACCGCGGACCGGCGCGCGCAGTTGCAGGCGAGCCTCGTGCGCTCGCACGCCGCCGGCAGCGGCCCCGAGGTGGAACGCGAGGTCGTGCGCGCCCTCATGCTGCTGCGCCTCTCCACCCTCATGACGGGTCGCACGGGTGTGCGCCCGCATATTGCCGAGACCTACGCGGCCGTGCTGAACGCCGGCATCACGCCGGTCGTGCGCGAATACGGCTCGCTCGGCTGCTCGGGCGACCTCGCCCCGCTCGCCCATTGCGCCCTCGCGATAATGGGAGAGGGCGAGGTGCGCGACGCCGCCGGCTCGCTCATGAGCGCCGGGGTCGCGCTGGCCGCCGCGGGCATCACGCCCGTGGTGCTCGCCGAGAAGGAGGGCCTCGCCCTCATCAACGGTACCGACGGCATGCTCGGCATGCTCGTGCTCGCCCTCGCCGACCTCGCCATGCTGCTGCAGACCGCCGACATCGCCGCGGCCATGAGCGTCGAGGCGCTCCTCGGAACGGATGCTACCTTCGCGGCCGACCTGCAGGCCCTGCGGCCCCAGCTCGGCCAGGGTGTGAGCGCCTCGAACCTACGCGCCCTGCTGGCCGGATCCCCGCTGCTCGCGAGCCACGCCGGTCCCGAAGACCCCACGGTGCAGGACGCCTACTCGCTGCGCTGCGCACCCCAGGTGAACGGTGCGGCCCGAGACACCGCCGACCATGCCGCCCTCATCGCCGGGCGCGAGCTCTCGAGCGCCGTAGACAACCCCGTCGTCACCCTCGACGGCCGCATCGAATCGAACGGCAACTTCCACGGCGCGCCGGTCGGCTACGTGCTCGACTTCCTCGCCATCGCAGCGGCCGACGTAGCGAGCATGAGCGAGCGCCGCACGGACCGGCACCTCGACGCGAGTCGCAACAAGGGCTTGCCACCGTTTCTCGCGCACGAGGTGGGCGTTGACTCCGGCCTGATGATCGCGCAGTACACCGCCGCCGGCATTGTCTCCGAGCTCAAGCGACTCGCGGTGCCGGCATCCGTCGATTCCATCGTGAGTTCGGCCATGCAGGAAGACCACGTGTCGATGGGCTGGCACGCCGCCCGCAAGCTGCGCCGCTCGATCGACGGCCTCGGCCGGGTGCTCGCGATCGAGATCATGACCGCGGCCCGCTCGCTCGACCTACGCGCCCCCCTCGTGCCGGGTGCGGCAACGGATGCCGTGCGTCGGCTGGTGCGGACCGTGGCGGACGGCCCAGGCCACGATCGCTTCCTCTCCCCCGAGATCGAGGGCGTCGTCGGCCTCGTGCAGTGCGGTGCCGTGCGCGATTCCGCTGCCGGCGTCACGGGAGGTCTGCGTTAG
- a CDS encoding IclR family transcriptional regulator — protein MPNLASARSKVPAADATLRILSHLATARGPVPASAVATALDLPRSTVYQLLAVLADRGFVLHLPEERRYGLGVAAFELSSGFSRQQPLSRLGRPLIAQLVDRLGESAHLVVLHGRDVIYLVEERAPRRPSLVSDVGVRLPSHLTASGRAMLAALPPAQLRALYPNAAAFSTRNGTGPRTASELRRLLDQVRTLGFAQEDGEITPGMASVAVVVRDHAGWPAAAIAVTFDRDSVAAPESATLAGQLIGTAVELSRRIRGRAA, from the coding sequence ATGCCCAACCTGGCCAGTGCGCGGTCGAAGGTGCCGGCCGCCGACGCGACCCTGCGCATCCTCTCCCACCTCGCGACCGCACGCGGACCGGTTCCCGCCTCCGCCGTCGCGACCGCCCTCGACCTGCCACGGTCCACGGTGTATCAGCTGCTCGCCGTACTCGCCGACCGCGGCTTCGTGCTGCACCTGCCGGAGGAGCGCCGCTATGGGCTCGGCGTCGCAGCGTTCGAACTCAGCAGCGGGTTCTCGAGGCAGCAGCCGCTCTCGCGTCTCGGCCGACCACTCATTGCCCAGCTCGTCGATCGGTTGGGCGAGAGCGCGCACCTCGTGGTGCTGCACGGGCGCGACGTGATCTACCTCGTGGAAGAGAGGGCGCCCCGCCGCCCCTCGCTCGTGTCCGACGTGGGGGTGCGTCTGCCGAGCCACCTCACCGCGAGCGGCCGGGCCATGCTCGCCGCCCTGCCGCCCGCGCAGTTGCGGGCTCTGTACCCGAACGCGGCGGCATTTTCCACGCGCAACGGCACCGGACCTCGCACGGCAAGTGAGCTGCGGCGCCTTCTCGACCAAGTGCGCACGCTGGGTTTCGCGCAGGAAGACGGCGAGATCACGCCGGGGATGGCATCCGTTGCCGTTGTCGTGCGCGACCATGCCGGCTGGCCCGCCGCCGCGATAGCCGTGACGTTTGATCGGGACAGCGTGGCGGCACCGGAGTCGGCGACGCTCGCCGGGCAGCTGATCGGCACGGCGGTCGAGCTGTCCCGCCGCATCCGAGGGCGCGCCGCGTAG
- a CDS encoding IS1182 family transposase, which produces MNKRFRAFEPAAVMLVPPSLDEWLPQNHLSRFIADIVETQLDLKKFYASYAKSKGQPPYDPRLMVRVLLYGYCVGVRSSRELERVCVDVVAFRWLAAQQAPDFRSIARFRKRHLSSLGNVFLQALELCRAAGMVSLGQVALDGTKVRANASRRKAMSYARLTEKQKVLADEVSALLAEADAIDDAEDARFGKDKRGDELPPELARRESRLVKLAEARAGLEAAAAARARKDAEKKARDKGDDDDTVAQKGDDAAKNAVVAPKAQRNFTDPDSRIMKTADGSFHYAYNAQAIVDADHQIIVATTLTNIGVDVEQVVPLVEKLHATTGVLPRQVLADAGYCSATNLDYAKTVEDGSDGRTEFFIATGRVKHGERVPEVPRGRIPANATLRERMARKLKTKKGRAVYARRKAIVEPVFGQIHTRQGKFVLLRGLEQAAHEWDLIAACHNLMKLHTMQTKALLAAPSALTARTAT; this is translated from the coding sequence GTGAACAAACGGTTCCGGGCATTTGAGCCGGCGGCGGTGATGTTGGTGCCGCCGTCGTTGGATGAGTGGTTGCCGCAGAATCACCTGTCTCGGTTCATCGCGGATATCGTTGAAACTCAGCTGGATCTGAAGAAGTTCTACGCCTCTTACGCGAAGTCGAAGGGGCAGCCGCCCTATGACCCACGGTTGATGGTCCGGGTGCTCCTTTACGGGTATTGTGTCGGAGTTCGCTCGTCACGGGAGTTGGAGCGGGTGTGCGTGGACGTGGTCGCGTTTCGCTGGTTGGCGGCGCAGCAGGCACCTGATTTTCGTTCCATCGCCCGGTTCCGAAAACGCCACCTCTCCAGTCTGGGGAACGTGTTCTTGCAGGCGTTGGAACTGTGCCGTGCGGCCGGAATGGTCTCGCTCGGGCAGGTCGCGTTGGACGGCACGAAAGTGCGCGCGAATGCCTCTCGGCGCAAGGCGATGAGTTACGCCCGCCTGACGGAGAAGCAGAAAGTCCTCGCCGACGAAGTCTCTGCGCTGCTGGCGGAGGCGGACGCGATCGATGACGCGGAGGACGCTCGTTTCGGAAAGGACAAACGCGGTGATGAGTTGCCGCCGGAGCTTGCCCGGCGGGAGTCACGCTTGGTGAAACTGGCCGAAGCGCGCGCTGGCTTGGAGGCAGCTGCAGCGGCGCGGGCGCGGAAAGACGCGGAGAAGAAGGCCAGGGACAAGGGCGACGATGACGATACTGTGGCGCAGAAGGGTGACGACGCGGCGAAGAACGCCGTTGTTGCTCCGAAGGCTCAACGCAACTTCACCGACCCGGATTCACGGATCATGAAGACCGCCGACGGATCGTTCCACTACGCCTACAACGCACAGGCCATCGTTGATGCCGACCATCAGATCATCGTCGCGACGACGCTGACGAATATTGGCGTGGATGTTGAACAGGTCGTGCCGCTGGTCGAGAAACTCCACGCCACGACCGGCGTCCTGCCCCGGCAGGTCCTGGCGGATGCCGGGTATTGTTCCGCAACAAATCTGGACTACGCGAAGACTGTTGAAGATGGCAGCGACGGCCGGACCGAGTTTTTCATCGCGACCGGCCGGGTCAAGCACGGCGAGCGTGTTCCTGAAGTTCCTCGGGGCCGGATCCCGGCCAATGCGACGCTGCGGGAACGCATGGCGCGGAAGCTCAAGACGAAGAAAGGCCGCGCCGTTTATGCGCGGCGCAAAGCGATCGTGGAGCCCGTGTTCGGTCAGATCCACACTCGGCAAGGCAAATTCGTGTTGCTGCGCGGGTTGGAGCAAGCCGCCCACGAATGGGACCTGATCGCGGCCTGCCACAACCTGATGAAGCTACACACCATGCAAACTAAAGCGCTGCTGGCCGCGCCAAGCGCCCTAACAGCCCGAACGGCCACCTAA
- a CDS encoding GNAT family N-acetyltransferase has product MEDELTISIATHADDGIAEEIHRLIPQLSQTAVFDQAVLTRMLAAESVDLFLARIAGTVVGMATLVTFPIPTGLRGHIDDVVVDGRVRGRGIARELLNAMIARAQAVGVRSLDLTSRPSRESAIRLYEASGFVRRDSAVFRYQPIPNP; this is encoded by the coding sequence ATGGAAGACGAGTTGACCATATCGATTGCCACCCACGCCGACGATGGAATCGCGGAGGAGATTCACCGATTGATTCCGCAGCTGTCGCAAACAGCGGTGTTCGATCAGGCTGTTCTCACGCGGATGCTGGCAGCCGAGTCAGTCGATCTGTTCCTCGCGCGGATTGCTGGCACAGTTGTCGGAATGGCTACTCTCGTAACGTTTCCCATCCCCACCGGCCTTCGGGGCCACATCGATGACGTTGTGGTTGACGGACGAGTCCGTGGGCGGGGGATCGCCCGTGAACTTCTCAACGCGATGATCGCCAGGGCGCAAGCCGTGGGAGTGCGGAGTCTGGATCTGACGTCGCGCCCGTCGCGGGAATCCGCGATCCGGCTCTACGAGGCGTCCGGATTCGTGCGGCGCGATTCGGCTGTGTTTCGATACCAGCCCATACCGAATCCGTAG
- a CDS encoding NUDIX hydrolase has protein sequence MATPDFVLALREKIGHVSLWLTGVTAVVLRGTEILLVRRADTGEWTPVTGIIDPGEEPADAAVREVLEEADVFARAERLVWVHVLDPIVYANGDHSQYLDLVFACRWLSGTPAPADGENTDARWWPLSDLPPMPETYAERIRLAVECDGPARFEQRMPVAAPES, from the coding sequence ATGGCTACTCCAGATTTTGTGCTTGCTCTTCGTGAGAAGATCGGCCACGTTTCGCTGTGGCTGACGGGCGTGACTGCGGTGGTGCTGCGCGGCACCGAGATTTTGCTCGTGCGCCGCGCCGACACTGGGGAGTGGACGCCCGTGACCGGCATCATCGACCCCGGCGAAGAACCGGCCGACGCCGCCGTGCGCGAGGTGCTCGAGGAGGCCGACGTGTTCGCACGCGCCGAACGGCTCGTGTGGGTTCACGTGCTCGACCCGATCGTCTACGCCAACGGAGACCACTCGCAATACCTCGACCTGGTCTTCGCCTGCCGTTGGCTGAGCGGAACGCCCGCGCCCGCGGATGGCGAGAACACCGACGCCCGGTGGTGGCCCCTGTCCGACCTGCCGCCGATGCCCGAAACGTACGCGGAGCGCATCCGCCTGGCCGTCGAGTGCGACGGCCCCGCGCGGTTTGAGCAACGGATGCCCGTGGCTGCTCCCGAGAGCTAA
- a CDS encoding dihydrofolate reductase family protein, with amino-acid sequence MKLTLTEFVTLDGVSQGPGSPEEDTSDGFVDGGWFVPHMDEVFIRKAAEWLGQADALLLGRRTYDAFARDWPEITDPSDPFTQLMNTLPKYVASHASTEGGWAPTTVLSGDVAAQVAELKQQPGRELQIHGSARLAQSLLAAGLIDEVRLVVAPVVIGRGRRLFPDGGAGAGLRLVSNESTPGGLVIQTYQWVGRPQHATYHGVSDVIAATEHVE; translated from the coding sequence ATGAAACTGACACTGACCGAGTTCGTCACTCTTGATGGAGTGTCGCAGGGTCCCGGATCACCCGAGGAAGACACCAGCGATGGGTTCGTGGACGGGGGATGGTTCGTGCCGCACATGGACGAGGTGTTCATTCGCAAGGCCGCGGAATGGCTCGGTCAGGCCGACGCGCTGCTGTTGGGCCGACGCACCTATGACGCGTTCGCGAGGGACTGGCCGGAGATCACCGACCCGAGCGACCCTTTCACCCAACTCATGAACACCTTGCCGAAATACGTTGCCTCACACGCCTCGACGGAGGGCGGATGGGCTCCGACCACGGTGCTATCCGGCGACGTCGCGGCCCAGGTCGCAGAGCTCAAACAGCAGCCTGGGCGTGAACTTCAGATTCACGGCAGCGCCCGGCTCGCCCAATCCCTGCTTGCAGCGGGGCTGATCGATGAGGTGAGGCTCGTGGTCGCTCCCGTCGTCATCGGCCGGGGTCGTCGCCTCTTTCCCGATGGTGGCGCGGGGGCGGGGCTGCGCCTCGTCAGCAACGAATCCACACCGGGTGGACTCGTCATCCAGACCTATCAGTGGGTCGGGCGTCCCCAGCACGCCACGTACCACGGTGTTTCCGACGTGATCGCAGCTACAGAGCACGTGGAGTGA
- a CDS encoding alpha/beta hydrolase codes for MTPGRRFARLATIRIRLVAILSAAVLTALGTVAFVSFSEEAAPPEGTSESTLKPVIGIRTFVAPQDITVTTDVTYGARPNGTPLHLDVCSSSTAGPEPRPAVVSIHGGSWTRGDKSSDDWREVCQWLAAEGFVVYSVDYGLTPAAPFPAGIDNLQSAVEWIRTPENAARFGTDPDRIGAFGGSAGANLAALLGTRGEGPLNEGSRVAAVAELSGPSDLRGEAMTADGVTERLQNLVRRYLDCDTMSDCPQAADASPLAQLDASDPPVFVANSAEEFVPLAQATRFASALQALGVRHELVTVPGGVHSIGLLDADMRAQVAGFLHATLGD; via the coding sequence GTGACACCCGGCCGTCGATTTGCTCGCCTCGCCACCATACGCATCCGCCTGGTGGCGATTCTGAGCGCCGCCGTTCTCACCGCGCTGGGAACGGTCGCCTTCGTGAGCTTCAGCGAGGAGGCGGCCCCGCCGGAGGGAACAAGCGAATCCACGCTCAAGCCGGTCATCGGCATCCGCACGTTCGTCGCGCCCCAGGATATAACCGTGACAACGGATGTGACGTACGGCGCCCGTCCGAACGGCACGCCCCTGCACTTGGATGTGTGCTCCTCCTCGACGGCCGGGCCAGAGCCGCGCCCCGCTGTCGTGTCAATTCACGGCGGCAGCTGGACGCGCGGCGACAAATCGAGCGATGACTGGCGCGAGGTCTGCCAATGGCTCGCTGCGGAAGGATTCGTGGTCTACTCCGTCGACTACGGGCTAACCCCGGCGGCCCCGTTCCCTGCCGGCATCGACAACCTGCAGAGCGCCGTGGAATGGATCCGCACCCCGGAGAACGCGGCGCGCTTCGGAACCGACCCTGATCGCATCGGCGCCTTCGGCGGCTCCGCCGGGGCCAACCTCGCCGCTCTTCTCGGCACGCGCGGCGAGGGCCCGCTCAACGAGGGGTCCCGGGTTGCCGCCGTCGCCGAGCTGTCGGGCCCGAGCGATCTGCGCGGGGAGGCCATGACCGCCGACGGTGTCACCGAACGCCTGCAGAATCTGGTGCGGCGCTACCTCGATTGCGACACGATGAGCGACTGCCCGCAGGCCGCGGACGCCTCGCCGCTCGCGCAGCTCGACGCGAGCGATCCGCCGGTGTTCGTCGCCAACTCGGCCGAGGAGTTTGTGCCCCTCGCGCAGGCGACGCGCTTCGCATCCGCTCTGCAGGCCCTCGGCGTGCGTCATGAACTCGTGACGGTGCCGGGCGGCGTGCACTCAATCGGGCTACTGGACGCCGACATGCGCGCCCAGGTCGCGGGCTTCCTGCACGCCACACTCGGCGACTGA
- a CDS encoding M23 family metallopeptidase: MSVLQGGGGGRRRGLLILAASAATAFAVTLGATSGAAVGAGRGDRIVSWGSEQTPSIPPAAPTPTPTAAATATPESLSEPTPEPTPESTSVPPPEPSDGPTATATPPPAPTEPVPTEPVRPEPVPTTAPVPVTEPTPPPAVVPPPAAPQLPEPEGDVIPPQIAPWGAGPTETRTRAALAAQQREAERAYASARSAVDSALAVLDSAQRALDSGQAEQATDLSLAESLRVRAAGAAAQAEASQRLLSGLIRQLAQQRAGGASVDALTNAPGENLLSALGRLDRMQNLTGNVSGIRDRVAEETALAHSLASQEVAAREAAARVPLDQLRSQFESAQAALDEAEVALTDLEALAVGAPARVSSAGAAAAWLATLDTGQLSVQGWALPAAGGLTDVFGPRPVRPMLGVGAFHYATDIGASCDTAVRAATSGIVTAVGAVGGYGNWILIDHGAGVQTGYAHLATGELLVAVGDAVTAGQVIAGVGSTGASTGCHLHFEVRVDGTRVDPQPFLAARGVSLGVAG, translated from the coding sequence TTGAGTGTTCTTCAGGGTGGGGGCGGAGGAAGGCGTCGGGGCCTTCTGATCCTCGCCGCCAGCGCGGCCACGGCCTTCGCTGTGACTCTGGGGGCGACGTCGGGTGCCGCAGTCGGAGCGGGCCGCGGTGATCGAATCGTGTCGTGGGGCTCGGAGCAGACGCCGTCCATTCCGCCCGCCGCACCTACCCCGACACCTACGGCGGCAGCTACGGCGACACCCGAATCCCTCTCAGAGCCGACACCGGAACCGACTCCCGAGTCCACGTCAGTGCCGCCGCCGGAACCATCCGACGGTCCCACAGCAACTGCGACACCCCCGCCGGCACCCACAGAGCCCGTACCAACCGAGCCGGTACGCCCCGAGCCCGTACCCACCACGGCACCGGTTCCCGTCACCGAGCCGACGCCCCCGCCCGCCGTTGTGCCGCCACCCGCAGCCCCGCAGCTGCCGGAGCCGGAGGGCGACGTGATTCCGCCCCAGATTGCCCCGTGGGGTGCCGGCCCAACGGAAACTCGAACTCGGGCCGCCCTCGCGGCGCAACAACGGGAGGCCGAACGGGCCTACGCATCCGCTCGTTCGGCGGTCGATTCCGCCTTGGCCGTCCTGGACAGCGCCCAACGAGCCCTGGACTCCGGGCAGGCCGAGCAGGCCACCGACCTCAGCCTCGCCGAATCGTTGCGGGTTCGCGCCGCAGGTGCCGCCGCGCAGGCCGAGGCTTCCCAGCGCCTGCTGAGCGGGCTCATCCGGCAGTTGGCGCAGCAGCGCGCGGGTGGCGCATCTGTTGACGCCCTCACCAATGCGCCCGGAGAAAACCTGCTGTCCGCACTCGGCAGGCTCGACCGCATGCAGAACCTCACCGGCAATGTGTCGGGCATCCGGGACCGGGTCGCCGAAGAAACGGCGCTCGCGCATTCCCTCGCCAGCCAAGAGGTGGCCGCGCGCGAGGCAGCGGCACGTGTGCCCCTCGACCAACTCCGGTCGCAGTTCGAGTCTGCACAGGCCGCTCTCGACGAGGCAGAGGTCGCGCTGACCGACCTCGAGGCGCTCGCCGTGGGCGCCCCGGCCCGTGTGTCGAGCGCCGGTGCTGCCGCCGCCTGGCTGGCCACCCTAGACACCGGCCAGCTCAGCGTTCAGGGCTGGGCGCTCCCCGCGGCCGGGGGCCTCACGGATGTCTTTGGACCGCGACCCGTGCGGCCGATGCTGGGCGTTGGTGCATTCCACTACGCCACCGACATCGGAGCGAGTTGCGATACCGCCGTGCGTGCGGCCACCTCGGGGATCGTCACTGCCGTCGGCGCTGTCGGAGGGTACGGCAACTGGATCCTGATCGATCACGGGGCTGGCGTGCAGACCGGCTACGCGCACCTCGCCACCGGGGAACTGCTCGTTGCGGTCGGCGACGCGGTAACTGCGGGACAGGTGATCGCGGGCGTCGGCAGCACAGGAGCATCCACCGGCTGTCACCTGCATTTCGAGGTGCGCGTTGACGGCACCCGAGTGGACCCGCAGCCGTTCCTCGCCGCTCGCGGGGTGTCCCTCGGCGTTGCTGGGTAG